A genomic segment from Sulfitobacter mediterraneus encodes:
- a CDS encoding glycosyltransferase family 2 protein, translating into MTQPPASVVIVSRGRAEALKRCLLGVSQLQYDPFEVVVVADPGGIAAARDMPFAGSVKQVPFDEANISAARNLGVTHAAGEIIAFIDDDAVPEPQWLFHLLAPFDHPEVAATGGFVRGRNGISFQWKARGIDPRGETFDLDLSADQAVVLHPPKGQAIKTEGTNMAFRRDVLVDLGGFDPAFRYFLDETDLNMRLAQTGHATAIVPLAEVHHGFAENSLRRSDRVPRDLFDIGASWAVFQRKYLPAVQHADQWARLRADERKRLLRHMVRGSLEPKDVGRLMQRLNDGYAEGSIRAIASTSFPRHPVSGFQGFPARRRPTIVIRSRPIRFAKDYQSAVNRVKKGDIVTVMSLSPSAMFHKVLFTKDGVWLQKGGLFGKSDRDAPLFRLTSRSRRLEKERSRVARQRGLRED; encoded by the coding sequence ATGACCCAACCACCGGCCAGCGTTGTCATTGTCAGCCGTGGCCGGGCCGAGGCGCTCAAGCGCTGTTTGCTTGGGGTTTCCCAGCTTCAGTATGACCCGTTTGAGGTGGTCGTGGTTGCAGATCCTGGCGGGATTGCTGCCGCGCGAGATATGCCGTTCGCGGGCAGTGTGAAACAGGTGCCTTTTGATGAGGCCAACATCTCGGCCGCGCGAAATCTGGGTGTGACACATGCGGCGGGCGAGATCATCGCGTTTATCGATGATGACGCTGTTCCAGAGCCGCAATGGCTTTTCCATCTCTTGGCACCCTTTGATCATCCTGAGGTCGCCGCGACAGGCGGCTTTGTGCGCGGCCGCAATGGCATATCGTTTCAATGGAAGGCGCGGGGGATTGATCCGCGCGGCGAGACATTCGATCTGGATTTGAGCGCGGATCAAGCAGTGGTTCTGCACCCGCCCAAAGGCCAAGCGATCAAGACCGAAGGCACCAATATGGCATTTCGCCGTGATGTATTGGTGGATCTCGGCGGCTTTGATCCGGCATTCCGCTATTTCCTTGATGAGACCGATCTGAACATGCGTCTGGCGCAGACTGGCCATGCCACGGCGATTGTACCCTTGGCGGAGGTGCATCACGGTTTTGCCGAAAATTCCCTGCGCCGGTCCGATAGGGTGCCGCGTGATCTGTTTGATATCGGGGCCAGCTGGGCAGTGTTCCAACGCAAATATTTGCCTGCTGTCCAGCACGCTGATCAATGGGCACGTCTGCGAGCGGATGAGCGCAAGAGACTGCTGCGCCACATGGTGCGCGGATCGCTTGAACCTAAGGACGTCGGTCGTTTGATGCAGCGGTTGAACGATGGCTATGCAGAGGGATCAATCCGAGCGATTGCGAGCACTTCGTTTCCGCGTCACCCGGTTTCGGGATTTCAGGGTTTCCCGGCGCGTCGGCGACCCACAATTGTGATCCGGTCCCGGCCCATTCGGTTTGCCAAGGATTATCAGAGCGCGGTGAACAGGGTGAAAAAGGGTGACATTGTCACCGTGATGTCCCTGTCACCAAGTGCTATGTTTCATAAGGTCTTGTTTACCAAAGATGGCGTATGGCTTCAAAAAGGGGGACTGTTCGGAAAATCGGATCGGGACGCACCGTTGTTCCGGCTGACATCTAGATCACGTCGCCTTGAAAAAGAGCGGAGCCGAGTTGCCAGACAGCGCGGATTGCGCGAAGACTGA
- a CDS encoding 3-deoxy-manno-octulosonate cytidylyltransferase: MSVLIVIPARYASTRYPGKPLVALKGASGASRSLIERSWRAASEVRGVDRVVVATDDDRIKDAAGGFGAEVVMTSSDCVNGTERCAEAHAALGGGFDIVVNLQGDAPLTPHWFVEDLVTGLQSNPQAEIATPVLRCDGAALNSLLADRKADRVGGTTAVFAADHQALYFSKEVIPFTSKVYGDDAPTPVFHHVGVYAYRPDALSAYPSWTIGPLEQLEGLEQLRFMENGRSVLCVEVEAKGRSFWELNNPEDVPKIEAMMAQMGLE, from the coding sequence ATGTCAGTACTGATTGTCATTCCCGCCCGCTATGCCTCTACCCGCTATCCCGGCAAACCGCTTGTGGCGCTCAAAGGGGCGAGCGGTGCTTCACGCAGTTTGATCGAACGGTCCTGGCGAGCGGCCAGTGAGGTGCGCGGTGTCGATCGGGTGGTCGTCGCAACCGATGATGACCGGATCAAAGACGCCGCTGGGGGTTTTGGCGCCGAGGTTGTGATGACCTCCTCTGATTGTGTGAACGGCACCGAGCGATGCGCAGAGGCACATGCGGCGCTGGGCGGCGGATTTGATATTGTGGTGAACCTGCAGGGGGATGCGCCGCTGACCCCGCATTGGTTTGTCGAAGATCTGGTGACAGGGCTGCAATCCAACCCTCAGGCCGAGATTGCAACGCCGGTGCTACGCTGTGACGGGGCCGCGCTGAACAGCCTGCTGGCGGATCGGAAAGCCGACCGCGTTGGCGGGACAACCGCCGTGTTTGCGGCGGACCATCAGGCGCTTTACTTTTCCAAGGAGGTCATACCCTTCACATCCAAGGTGTACGGCGATGATGCGCCGACGCCGGTGTTTCACCATGTGGGCGTTTATGCTTATCGCCCTGATGCCCTGTCTGCCTATCCGTCGTGGACAATCGGCCCGCTGGAGCAGTTGGAGGGATTGGAGCAGTTGCGGTTCATGGAAAACGGGCGGTCGGTTCTTTGTGTGGAGGTCGAGGCCAAAGGCCGGTCTTTCTGGGAGCTGAACAACCCAGAAGATGTGCCAAAGATCGAAGCGATGATGGCGCAGATGGGCCTTGAATGA
- the cysQ gene encoding 3'(2'),5'-bisphosphate nucleotidase CysQ yields MDYEKLVTVMRRLSLEAGDKIMEIYGRDDFEVKSKSDDSPVTAADEAADAIISAGLRAAFPDVALITEEQAATHKLDVDTFLIVDPLDGTKEFIHRRGDFTVNIALVEKGVPTLGVVYAPAKGRMFFTRADGQSVEETGALDKDSPGEVSPIHVAQSDNSALMVVASKSHRDEQTDDYIAKYQVRDMTSAGSSLKFCLVATGEADLYPRLGRTMEWDTAAGHAVLSGAGGAVVRHDDLTPLTYGKADFANPFFIAHAANVELKPA; encoded by the coding sequence ATGGATTACGAGAAACTGGTCACCGTGATGCGCAGGCTGTCGCTGGAGGCAGGTGACAAGATCATGGAGATTTATGGCCGTGACGATTTTGAGGTAAAGTCAAAATCGGATGACAGCCCAGTCACCGCGGCGGACGAGGCGGCGGATGCGATCATTTCTGCCGGGCTTAGGGCGGCATTTCCGGACGTGGCATTGATCACCGAAGAACAGGCGGCCACCCATAAATTGGATGTTGATACATTCTTAATTGTTGATCCGCTTGATGGCACTAAAGAATTTATTCACCGGCGTGGAGATTTCACAGTAAATATTGCGCTGGTGGAAAAAGGCGTTCCGACCCTTGGCGTGGTTTATGCGCCTGCAAAAGGGCGGATGTTCTTTACCCGCGCGGATGGTCAATCTGTTGAGGAAACCGGGGCTTTGGACAAGGACAGTCCCGGCGAGGTGTCACCGATCCACGTGGCGCAATCTGACAATAGCGCATTGATGGTGGTGGCGTCGAAATCGCACCGGGATGAACAAACCGACGATTACATCGCCAAATATCAGGTGCGGGATATGACCAGCGCCGGATCGTCGCTGAAGTTTTGTCTGGTTGCCACTGGGGAGGCGGATCTTTATCCGCGCCTTGGCCGCACGATGGAATGGGACACTGCCGCGGGTCATGCGGTATTGAGCGGGGCAGGTGGTGCAGTGGTGCGTCATGATGATCTGACGCCACTGACCTATGGAAAGGCAGATTTTGCCAATCCGTTCTTTATCGCCCATGCCGCCAATGTGGAGTTGAAACCCGCCTGA